The following are encoded in a window of Hymenobacter volaticus genomic DNA:
- a CDS encoding putative immunity protein, with protein MILIKERDPRLITLRRGGTLTDSNHHLLALWAATCAEHVLPFFESVQPSDPRPRRAIEQIRAWVRGEVRMMECRAAGGQAMAAARSLSGAARNAAYAAGQAAVVAHVAAHELGAAAYALRAVRASVPEELKEEIGRRECQWQRDQLPAAIRDLVLEDQQARNHVCWFVFSSI; from the coding sequence ATGATCTTAATCAAAGAAAGAGACCCTAGGCTCATTACCCTTAGACGGGGTGGCACGTTGACCGATTCCAATCACCATCTGCTAGCCTTGTGGGCGGCAACTTGTGCCGAACATGTGCTACCCTTTTTCGAATCGGTGCAGCCTTCGGACCCACGACCCCGCCGAGCCATTGAGCAGATTCGGGCCTGGGTGCGCGGGGAGGTTCGGATGATGGAGTGCCGGGCAGCAGGAGGCCAGGCCATGGCGGCAGCCAGATCGTTGAGCGGCGCCGCTCGCAATGCCGCCTACGCGGCTGGTCAAGCGGCCGTAGTAGCGCACGTCGCGGCCCATGAACTAGGGGCGGCAGCTTATGCCCTTCGGGCCGTAAGAGCTTCCGTACCAGAGGAGCTGAAAGAGGAAATAGGGCGGAGAGAATGCCAATGGCAGCGAGACCAGCTCCCTGCTGCCATTCGCGACCTAGTGCTTGAGGACCAGCAAGCGAGAAATCATGTTTGCTGGTTTGTGTTCAGCAGCATATAA
- a CDS encoding GNAT family N-acetyltransferase, with product MLLIRLAYLSDTEALAHLFLQARRAAFPWVDPVLFQLSDFASQTQGETIWVAALAEGPVVGFISVWPPSCFVHHLFVAPAYQGQDIGQRLLASLTSWLPLPYTLKCLTRNTRALTFYLKNGWLQAGSSGQGNDAYQLLQFGTAPPACPNKLSSSTEVGL from the coding sequence ATGCTCCTGATCCGGCTGGCCTACCTTAGCGATACAGAAGCCTTAGCTCACCTGTTCTTACAGGCGCGACGAGCTGCTTTTCCGTGGGTTGATCCAGTTCTTTTTCAACTCTCCGACTTCGCGTCGCAAACCCAGGGCGAAACAATTTGGGTGGCGGCTTTGGCTGAGGGACCTGTGGTAGGCTTTATTTCGGTGTGGCCGCCCAGTTGCTTTGTGCATCACCTCTTCGTAGCGCCGGCTTACCAGGGCCAAGATATCGGCCAGCGCTTGCTGGCCAGCCTCACTTCGTGGTTGCCTCTTCCGTACACGCTTAAGTGCTTGACCCGAAATACGCGGGCGCTAACCTTTTACCTGAAGAACGGGTGGTTGCAAGCGGGTAGTAGCGGGCAAGGCAACGATGCCTATCAGCTTTTACAGTTTGGCACCGCACCGCCAGCCTGTCCCAATAAGCTAAGCTCCTCAACAGAAGTAGGGTTGTAA
- the lgt gene encoding prolipoprotein diacylglyceryl transferase: protein MNLFAALTWTTSPILYNFGFWQLTWYGVFFSSGFVLGSFGLRHIFRTERVPLFWVDSITGYVVLGTVLGARLGHCVFYDWAYFSQHPLEIFFVFPWAGLASHGAAIGILLVTWLFSRRHHFDYLWVLDRIVIMVAVGGACIRVGNLMNSEIVGQPTQVPWAVVFPRASEHLQAPALPLPVGAVLVQPGQDLALLAPGTLPTASSRMAVPRHPTQVYESLFCVFLFALLYGLWNHYREQTPRGLLFGSFVTLLFSFRFGIEFLKEDQVAFEQHLLFNMGQLLSIPLILLGLWVMLHAGRWPGKPASHAPVC from the coding sequence ATGAACTTGTTTGCCGCCCTCACGTGGACGACCAGCCCCATACTCTACAACTTCGGCTTTTGGCAGCTGACGTGGTATGGTGTTTTCTTTTCCTCGGGCTTTGTGCTAGGCTCGTTCGGGCTGCGGCACATTTTCCGGACCGAACGCGTACCGTTGTTTTGGGTGGATTCAATAACGGGATATGTGGTTCTCGGTACGGTGCTAGGCGCGCGCTTGGGGCACTGCGTGTTCTACGACTGGGCATATTTCTCCCAGCATCCTTTAGAAATTTTCTTTGTTTTCCCGTGGGCCGGACTTGCCAGCCACGGGGCTGCCATTGGCATCTTGCTGGTCACCTGGCTCTTCAGCCGACGCCATCACTTCGACTACTTATGGGTGCTCGATCGAATCGTGATTATGGTGGCGGTAGGTGGGGCCTGCATTCGTGTTGGCAATCTGATGAACTCGGAAATTGTGGGGCAGCCAACGCAGGTGCCGTGGGCAGTTGTGTTCCCGCGTGCCAGCGAGCATTTGCAAGCACCAGCACTACCCTTACCTGTTGGCGCGGTGCTGGTGCAGCCGGGCCAAGATTTAGCTCTACTGGCTCCAGGTACGCTGCCAACTGCTTCGTCTCGAATGGCGGTACCTCGTCATCCAACTCAGGTCTATGAGTCGCTGTTTTGCGTATTTCTGTTTGCGCTGCTCTACGGATTATGGAACCACTACCGTGAGCAAACACCCCGGGGGCTCTTGTTTGGCAGTTTTGTGACGTTGCTCTTCTCGTTTCGCTTCGGAATCGAGTTCCTGAAAGAAGATCAGGTGGCCTTCGAGCAACATTTACTGTTTAATATGGGGCAGTTGCTGAGTATACCACTGATTTTGCTCGGGCTATGGGTGATGCTTCACGCGGGCCGGTGGCCAGGCAAGCCCGCCAGTCATGCCCCTGTATGCTAG
- a CDS encoding acyl carrier protein, producing MTVSASSIGRQLLGKRVPQLAAALHLQRDLQLDSLDIVELVICLERQCRIVLPDAEFESWQTVGDVYQSLKRHEAGYLTTCWRCLVDFLS from the coding sequence ATGACTGTCTCCGCGTCCTCGATAGGGCGCCAACTACTTGGCAAGCGGGTGCCCCAGCTTGCTGCAGCCTTGCACCTGCAACGCGACTTGCAGCTAGATTCCTTGGATATTGTGGAGCTGGTGATTTGCTTGGAGCGGCAGTGTCGCATCGTCCTGCCCGACGCTGAATTCGAGAGTTGGCAGACCGTGGGTGATGTGTACCAGAGCCTGAAACGACACGAAGCCGGCTACTTAACAACTTGCTGGCGCTGCCTAGTTGATTTCCTGAGCTGA
- a CDS encoding RNA polymerase sigma factor codes for MSSFALQQEFLRLLSTHQRRLHSLCRIYYLRAEDRQDAFQEIVLQLWKSYPSFNATAHVATWMYRVALNTIFSRLRQAKAQPQWVGWSEQLQHLPNPDDLVAPADAADALHEAIHHLSAVDKAVVLLHLEGYGYQEIAALLDLSTTTVSTRLYRIKGKLEKRLKGQLL; via the coding sequence GTGTCCTCCTTCGCGCTCCAGCAGGAATTTCTTCGCCTCTTATCGACGCACCAGCGGCGCCTGCATAGCCTGTGCCGCATTTATTACCTGCGGGCAGAAGATCGGCAGGATGCTTTTCAAGAGATTGTGCTGCAACTCTGGAAATCCTATCCTTCTTTCAATGCCACTGCCCACGTGGCCACTTGGATGTACCGGGTGGCGCTCAACACGATTTTCTCTCGCCTTCGCCAAGCGAAAGCGCAGCCGCAATGGGTGGGCTGGAGCGAGCAACTGCAACACCTGCCCAACCCAGATGACCTAGTGGCGCCAGCGGACGCTGCCGACGCTCTGCATGAAGCAATCCACCACCTTTCGGCCGTGGACAAAGCCGTGGTTTTGCTGCACCTGGAAGGCTATGGCTACCAAGAAATTGCCGCCTTGCTGGACCTGAGTACTACCACGGTCAGCACCCGTCTGTATCGCATTAAAGGCAAACTAGAAAAGCGCCTAAAGGGGCAATTGCTATGA